A genomic region of Papaver somniferum cultivar HN1 chromosome 7, ASM357369v1, whole genome shotgun sequence contains the following coding sequences:
- the LOC113294206 gene encoding ankyrin repeat-containing protein At5g02620-like: MDPRLYEAITSGNIYKLEGILATRNDVNEYITTQITATRKNSVLHVAAQFKRKMFIEEICKRCSQPELLIMQQNLNGDTVLHIAARLGLSDIVVALIHHMYANNSRQRITVQELLRMTNKQNDTALHEAVRNHKLLVGRFLIEADPLVEYFPNNAGETPLYLAAEEGLYDFAVQILQCPSSAHNGPDGKKALHVAVAKGYSDITKLLLEKKPSMIYQRDKKGNSALHYAAYFAKPKAAIQLLEADPSIAWAKDNDGKTALHIAASSRLPRNIAYLLKEVTKCCQECWEELDNNGRNFLHIAAESGNVNVIKYILGKSNLAENIINDEDNQGNTPLHLVLRSKCVECLKILSRDKRVNKTAVNRDNLTALDILLRDLDKADMPHREFIQAGYRYLFDGGLLWYGRSQIRIDGEDESFGAITRNKYKIAIECAKELTESQMLVTTLVSAVTYTAGLALPGNYITTGGPSSGLATLNGVPAFKAFAGCNSTALLLSIIVLLIHYFNKLIPHRNAKSVQRRAKLDCSSFDQLNYNSNEQSCTAVAAISWTAGATNRAGRSNFDQLDCSSYKENCTAASGIIWTAGATNRAGLQHLRSAGLQEIRTEQYCSSC, translated from the exons ATGGATCCACGCTTGTATGAAGCTATAACTTCAGGGAACATTTACAAATTGGAAGGGATATTAGCTACAAGGAATGATGTTAATGAGTATATTACAACTCAAATTACGGCTACTCGCAAGAATTCTGTTCTACATGTTGCAGCACAATTCAAGAGAAAAATGTTTATAGAGGAAATTTGCAAGAGATGTTCACAACCTGAGCTATTAATAATGCAACAAAACTTAAATGGTGATACTGTGTTGCACATTGCTGCGAGGCTAGGATTATCAGATATAGTCGTAGCTCTTATTCATCATATGTATGCTAATAATAGTCGTCAACGTATTACGGTGCAAGAGCTATTGAGGATGACGAACAAACAGAACGACACTGCATTGCATGAAGCTGTTCGTAACCATAAGTTGTTAGTAGGAAGATTTTTGATTGAAGCAGATCCACTGGTTGAATACTTTCCGAATAATGCCGGTGAAACCCCACTTTACCTGGCTGCCGAAGAAGGGTTGTATGATTTTGCAGTTCAAATCTTACAATGTCCATCCTCAGCTCATAATGGTCCTGACGGGAAAAAAGCTTTGCACGTAGCCGTAGCTAAGGGGTATTCAG ATATAACAAAATTATTACTCGAGAAAAAACCAAGTATGATATATCAAAGAGACAAGAAAGGAAACAGTGCACTCCACTATGCTGCCTATTTTGCCAAGCCAAAGGCTGCTATTCAGTTACTGGAAGCTGACCCTTCTATTGCATGGGCGAAGGACAATGATGGCAAGACAGCTCTTCACATTGCAGCAAGTAGCCGTTTGCCTAGAAATATTGCGTACCTACTTAAG GAGGTGACTAAATGCTGCCAAGAATGCTGGGAAGAACTTGATAACAATGGACGAAACTTTCTTCACATTGCTGCTGAAAGCGGAAACGTGAACGTGATAAAGTATATCTTAGGGAAATCAAACTTGGCTGAGAATATTATAAACGACGAGGATAACCAAGGAAATACACCTCTGCATCTGGTTCTTAGGTCTAAATGTGTTGAATGTTTGAAAATTCTCAGCAGGGACAAGAGAGTGAACAAGACGGCCGTTAACCGTGATAATTTAACAGCTTTGGATATTCTTCTTCGTGACCTG GACAAGGCAGATATGCCACATCGGGAGTTTATACAAGCGGGCTATAGATACCTGTTTGATGGAGGATTGCTATGGTATGGGAGAAGCCAAATCAGAATAGATGGAGAAGATGAAAGTTTTGGAGCCATAACACGGAATAAGTACAAGATAGCTATAGAATGTGCAAAAGAACTAACTGAAAGCCAGATGTTAGTGACTACACTTGTATCCGCAGTTACGTACACAGCTGGTTTAGCACTACCAGGAAACTACATAACTACTGGCGGACCCTCGTCAGGCTTGGCCACTTTAAATGGCGTACCCGCTTTTAAAGCTTTTGCGGGTTGTAACAGCACTGCCTTGCTTCTTTCTATTATTGTTTTACTCATCCACTACTTTAACAAACTAATTCCTCATAGAAATGCCAAATCAGTG cagcgacgagcaaagttgGACTGCAGCAGCTTTGATCAGCTGAACTACAATAGCAACGAACAGAGCTGCACTGCagtagctgcgatcagctggactgcaggagctacGAATAGAGCTGGACGCAGcaacttcgatcagctggactgcagcagctacAAAGAGAACTGCACTGCAGCATCTGGGATAATATGGACTGCAGGAGCGACAAacagagctggactgcagcatCTTCGATCAGCTGGTCTGCAGGAGATACGAACagagcagtactgcagcagctgcTGA